One segment of Pseudobythopirellula maris DNA contains the following:
- a CDS encoding DsrE family protein: MKFHAILTVAMLAVTTAFADPTGDPQYKHPVIENHGGIVVLPEAAHQPKRKSKVILDITSDGKSGSVVKGFDRAALILNQYTQAKAGWENGFKMAIILHGSATKAALSHEGFAKHTNSYLTDKGKTKNPNLELMAGLKKAGVEIFVCGQALAHHGYATNEVASEAKVAVSAATLNISLQMEGYAYLPFH; encoded by the coding sequence ATGAAATTCCACGCCATCCTCACCGTCGCCATGCTCGCCGTAACCACGGCCTTCGCCGATCCTACGGGCGACCCTCAGTACAAGCACCCGGTCATCGAGAACCACGGCGGCATTGTCGTGCTGCCGGAAGCGGCGCACCAGCCCAAGAGAAAATCGAAGGTGATTCTCGACATCACGTCGGACGGCAAATCGGGGAGCGTCGTCAAGGGCTTTGACCGGGCGGCGTTGATCCTCAACCAATACACCCAAGCTAAGGCCGGGTGGGAGAACGGTTTTAAAATGGCGATCATTTTGCACGGATCCGCCACGAAAGCTGCTTTGTCCCACGAAGGCTTCGCCAAGCACACCAACTCCTATCTGACCGACAAAGGGAAGACGAAGAATCCCAACCTTGAATTGATGGCCGGACTCAAGAAAGCGGGCGTCGAGATCTTCGTCTGTGGTCAAGCTCTTGCTCACCACGGCTATGCCACTAACGAGGTTGCTTCGGAGGCGAAGGTCGCCGTCTCTGCGGCGACGTTGAACATCAGCCTGCAAATGGAGGGCTACGCTTACCTCCCTTTCCACTGA
- a CDS encoding sulfite exporter TauE/SafE family protein: MERQFHLKASVLFAAAGTIGAYVGSFLTSLVSQQVLLGCFAALMLVTGAAMIRRDAERGQSAQCRLWPCLLIGASVGVLTGFLGVGGGFLIVPALVLLAGIETKNAVGASLAIIALNSVGGLIRQLQQVSLDWRLTLAFLALSDVGILAGLGVVQKVP; this comes from the coding sequence GTGGAAAGGCAATTTCACCTGAAAGCATCTGTGCTGTTTGCAGCCGCGGGGACCATTGGGGCTTACGTCGGATCGTTTCTGACGTCGCTGGTGTCGCAGCAAGTGCTCCTCGGATGCTTTGCGGCGCTGATGCTTGTTACCGGAGCCGCCATGATTCGCCGAGACGCCGAACGCGGTCAATCGGCTCAGTGTCGGCTGTGGCCATGCCTCTTGATTGGTGCGAGCGTCGGCGTGCTGACGGGTTTTTTGGGAGTCGGTGGCGGGTTCTTAATTGTACCCGCACTCGTGCTGCTAGCCGGTATCGAAACGAAGAATGCTGTTGGCGCTTCGCTGGCCATCATCGCTCTTAATTCTGTTGGCGGGTTGATCAGACAGTTGCAGCAAGTCTCGCTAGACTGGCGGTTGACTCTGGCCTTTCTAGCGTTATCCGATGTGGGCATTCTTGCGGGGCTTGGGGTGGTCCAAAAGGTTCCCTAA
- a CDS encoding MBL fold metallo-hydrolase: MTMVFEKIQTAGIAQLSYLIGDDGSQTAAVVDPRPGVEVYLQLARKHGVTITHLFETHIHADFMSGARELSAQLGGAPIYASGEQDAKYGFDVERIHGGDQFTFGSVVLTVRHTPGHTPEHVSYELAEKDRIDDPWGVFTGDSLFVGSAGRPDLLGEQETDELTKQLFHTLRDYYLKLDDGVIIYPCHGAGSACGADIGERPMSTIAYERRTNDFLQYDDLEEFKKFVKEGAPPVPQHYPILKKVNAKGPEPIGCAPAVTGLPPEEFQEAHNKGKAQLVDTRQMLAFGGGHIPGAVNIGDRPELSVWVGDMLSYEKPILLVVEDESQLERIIWHFAYVGLTDYAGYLAGGMKAWDNAGLPLETLPQVPVRQLAEEKGRFQLLDVRSPAEYEKDRIAGAKHKFVSELREGVNGELDLDRQQPVAVYCGSGYRASIAASILQRDGFEKVYNVPGSMQAWKNAGFDVEK; the protein is encoded by the coding sequence ATGACGATGGTATTCGAGAAAATCCAGACTGCAGGCATCGCGCAGCTGTCGTATCTGATCGGTGACGACGGCAGCCAGACCGCCGCGGTGGTTGATCCGCGACCAGGTGTTGAGGTCTATCTGCAGCTAGCCCGTAAGCATGGAGTGACGATCACGCACCTTTTCGAAACGCACATCCACGCCGATTTCATGAGCGGCGCCCGCGAACTCTCAGCGCAGTTGGGAGGAGCCCCGATCTATGCCAGTGGTGAACAGGATGCAAAGTACGGGTTTGACGTAGAGCGAATCCACGGCGGGGACCAATTTACCTTCGGGTCGGTGGTGCTGACTGTGCGGCACACGCCCGGGCACACACCAGAACATGTTTCGTACGAACTAGCAGAGAAGGACCGCATCGACGACCCGTGGGGCGTGTTCACGGGCGATTCCCTGTTTGTTGGGTCAGCCGGGCGGCCCGATCTGTTGGGCGAACAAGAGACCGATGAGTTGACAAAACAACTGTTTCACACGCTGCGGGACTATTACCTTAAGCTTGATGATGGAGTGATCATCTATCCCTGCCATGGAGCGGGCTCGGCCTGCGGAGCGGACATCGGTGAGCGGCCGATGAGCACAATCGCTTATGAGCGGCGGACGAACGACTTCCTGCAGTACGACGACCTCGAGGAGTTTAAGAAGTTCGTCAAGGAGGGAGCACCGCCGGTCCCGCAGCACTACCCGATTCTCAAAAAGGTTAACGCAAAGGGGCCGGAACCAATCGGCTGCGCCCCAGCCGTCACAGGACTGCCGCCAGAGGAGTTTCAAGAAGCGCACAACAAGGGCAAGGCACAGCTGGTCGACACCCGGCAGATGCTGGCGTTCGGTGGCGGTCATATTCCGGGCGCGGTCAACATCGGCGACCGGCCGGAGCTGTCGGTCTGGGTGGGCGACATGCTGTCTTACGAGAAACCGATTCTTCTCGTCGTAGAAGACGAGTCTCAGCTAGAGCGGATCATCTGGCACTTCGCCTACGTCGGGCTGACCGACTACGCCGGTTATCTGGCTGGCGGGATGAAGGCTTGGGACAACGCGGGCCTGCCGCTGGAGACGTTGCCGCAGGTTCCGGTGAGGCAACTGGCTGAGGAGAAGGGCCGTTTTCAACTGCTGGATGTGCGCTCCCCGGCCGAGTATGAGAAGGACCGCATCGCGGGTGCAAAGCATAAGTTCGTCTCCGAGCTACGGGAAGGCGTGAATGGAGAGCTGGACCTCGATCGCCAACAGCCGGTCGCCGTCTACTGCGGCAGCGGGTACCGGGCCAGCATCGCCGCCAGCATTCTCCAAAGGGACGGTTTCGAGAAGGTCTACAACGTGCCGGGCAGCATGCAGGCGTGGAAGAACGCGGGATTCGACGTCGAGAAGTGA
- a CDS encoding c-type cytochrome, whose product MERDEYSRLVFSHADPVLTHDEPVLESEKRAPPALAGAAAEGLASCTRCHGAHDDGAFPRLVGQQRGYLLTSLEAFADGDRHSGVMQTVAALLTEQERESLANHFAEEEPSQVSSDGTSPAPKEQRDAILRGKEIAENGVPKLNVPSCVDCHGPGEQRLSDSYPRLSGQPARYLERQLRLFHRGQRGGGPTLL is encoded by the coding sequence ATGGAGCGAGACGAATACAGCCGCCTCGTGTTCTCGCACGCGGATCCCGTGCTCACGCACGACGAGCCCGTGCTCGAGAGCGAAAAGAGAGCCCCGCCCGCCCTCGCTGGCGCCGCCGCCGAGGGCCTCGCGAGTTGCACTCGTTGCCACGGGGCCCACGACGACGGCGCCTTCCCGAGGCTGGTGGGGCAACAACGCGGGTACCTGCTGACCTCGCTCGAAGCCTTTGCCGATGGCGATCGACACAGCGGGGTTATGCAAACCGTGGCGGCGCTGCTGACCGAGCAAGAACGTGAGTCGTTGGCTAATCACTTCGCCGAGGAAGAACCCTCTCAAGTCAGCTCTGATGGGACCTCACCGGCGCCCAAGGAACAGCGCGATGCGATCTTGCGTGGGAAAGAGATCGCCGAGAATGGCGTTCCCAAACTCAATGTTCCCTCGTGCGTCGACTGCCACGGGCCGGGTGAGCAGCGATTGTCGGATTCTTACCCCCGACTCAGTGGCCAGCCGGCACGCTACTTGGAACGCCAACTGCGGCTTTTCCACCGCGGCCAGCGGGGCGGGGGCCCGACGCTTCTCTGA
- a CDS encoding YeeE/YedE thiosulfate transporter family protein has product MGNPLQSKSWSPYLVGVGIGVLSWFTFWSADHPLGITTAFEHTAALAIQAAAPGVAETNPYFQEESPKIGWEWMLVVGVLIGSIISSMTSGDHEPITVPPLWKQRFGSSMGLRLSVAFWGAGLMMFGARLAEGCTSGHGISGSLQLAASSWVFSIIFFSVAIGTAFLMYGRTGSDV; this is encoded by the coding sequence ATGGGCAATCCATTACAGAGCAAGTCTTGGTCGCCGTATCTGGTGGGTGTAGGAATCGGCGTTTTAAGCTGGTTCACCTTCTGGAGCGCCGATCATCCCCTGGGAATCACCACCGCCTTCGAACACACAGCAGCGCTCGCGATTCAAGCAGCAGCGCCGGGAGTTGCGGAAACGAATCCCTACTTTCAAGAGGAGTCGCCGAAGATCGGGTGGGAATGGATGCTCGTCGTGGGTGTGCTGATCGGCAGCATCATCAGTTCGATGACTTCAGGCGATCACGAACCAATCACCGTTCCGCCGCTGTGGAAGCAGCGGTTTGGATCCAGCATGGGCTTGCGGCTGTCGGTGGCTTTTTGGGGAGCGGGGCTAATGATGTTTGGTGCCCGCCTAGCCGAGGGCTGCACGAGCGGGCACGGCATCAGTGGTAGCCTGCAGCTGGCGGCGTCAAGCTGGGTCTTCTCAATCATCTTCTTCTCGGTCGCCATCGGGACCGCTTTCCTCATGTATGGAAGGACGGGAAGCGATGTTTGA
- a CDS encoding NAD(P)-dependent alcohol dehydrogenase has protein sequence MRAIVYEDYGEPDVLLPTETAAPRPAADEVLIRVAAAGVNPIDARLRSGEVRWLLPGGFPRVPGYDVAGVVERAGRDCPLGEGQRVMAFLDHLYGGGYAELATCSATSVVPLPDDLPFEEVASMPLAGSTALQSLRDHGRLQKGDRVLLLGASGGVGAFAVQIAKAYGATVTGVASGKHEAFVCSLGADDFLDYERQDYAETGAQTGVQSGQCWDLVFDVAGKSSYQHAKPALTAEGRYVTTEPSFRGLAVALVTWPQSRQAKPMLAVSRGKDLEELLRLRNEGRLGVTVDRVYPLEEAAEAHRRIESESFCGKLVVTP, from the coding sequence ATGAGAGCGATCGTGTACGAGGATTACGGTGAGCCCGACGTCTTGCTCCCCACTGAGACGGCCGCGCCGCGCCCGGCCGCCGACGAAGTGCTGATCCGTGTCGCCGCGGCCGGAGTCAACCCGATCGACGCCCGGTTGCGGAGCGGCGAGGTCCGCTGGTTGTTGCCGGGGGGGTTCCCGCGCGTGCCGGGGTACGACGTGGCGGGGGTCGTCGAGCGGGCGGGCCGCGACTGCCCGCTGGGCGAGGGCCAGCGGGTGATGGCCTTCCTCGACCACCTCTACGGGGGCGGCTACGCCGAACTGGCGACCTGCTCCGCCACGAGCGTCGTCCCGCTGCCGGACGACCTGCCGTTCGAAGAGGTCGCCTCGATGCCGCTGGCCGGCTCCACTGCGCTGCAGTCGCTGCGCGACCACGGGCGCCTGCAAAAAGGCGACCGTGTGCTCTTGCTCGGCGCGAGCGGCGGCGTGGGAGCCTTCGCGGTCCAGATCGCCAAGGCGTACGGCGCCACGGTGACCGGCGTCGCCAGCGGCAAGCATGAGGCGTTCGTCTGCTCGCTGGGCGCCGACGACTTCTTGGATTACGAGCGTCAAGACTACGCCGAGACAGGGGCACAGACGGGGGTCCAGAGCGGGCAATGCTGGGACCTCGTCTTCGACGTGGCCGGTAAGAGCTCGTACCAACACGCCAAGCCCGCCCTAACCGCCGAGGGACGCTACGTCACGACCGAGCCGAGCTTCCGCGGGTTGGCCGTGGCCCTGGTCACGTGGCCCCAGTCTCGGCAAGCGAAGCCGATGCTCGCCGTCTCGCGCGGGAAAGACTTGGAGGAGCTTCTGCGGCTGCGCAATGAAGGGCGACTCGGCGTGACAGTCGATCGCGTGTACCCTCTCGAGGAAGCCGCCGAGGCCCACCGACGAATCGAGAGCGAGAGCTTCTGCGGCAAGTTGGTTGTTACGCCGTAG
- a CDS encoding TraR/DksA family transcriptional regulator, translated as MGSYAATTGRRSSGFSTATGTTADGGDQRLQSRRRKPCVCKRKPPPRLVLQQTEGALARIEAGEYGDCAHCGEPISHERLDAVPYVSLCIGCEQKTVG; from the coding sequence GTGGGCTCCTACGCAGCTACTACCGGCCGTCGATCTTCGGGCTTCAGTACTGCTACTGGAACTACCGCGGATGGCGGTGATCAACGATTACAAAGCCGGAGGAGGAAACCATGCGTCTGCAAGAGAAAGCCTCCCCCCCGTTTGGTCCTGCAGCAGACCGAGGGAGCTCTCGCGCGGATCGAGGCGGGCGAGTACGGCGATTGCGCGCACTGCGGTGAACCGATCTCACATGAACGTCTCGACGCCGTGCCCTACGTGTCGCTTTGCATCGGGTGCGAGCAAAAGACCGTGGGCTGA
- a CDS encoding TSUP family transporter, with protein MTTGAVISLAFALLIGLTLGALGGGGSILTLPVFVYVAGIPAQQAVAMSLVVVGATSLLGAGLHWWKGNFT; from the coding sequence ATGACGACAGGCGCCGTTATTTCACTGGCGTTTGCGCTGCTCATCGGGCTGACACTCGGCGCCCTGGGAGGTGGTGGCTCTATCCTCACGCTGCCCGTGTTCGTCTACGTGGCTGGCATTCCGGCCCAGCAGGCCGTGGCGATGTCATTAGTAGTGGTCGGCGCGACGAGTCTGCTTGGAGCGGGGCTGCATTGGTGGAAAGGCAATTTCACCTGA
- a CDS encoding transketolase: MTPSDRDRLEDLCRLMRTWILESTHAAGSGHPTSSLSAVELMAGLFFTGQLHYDPSDPDYANNDRVIFSKGHASPLLYALWAAADQIDEDDLLTYRDFNSPLEGHPTRRFELAEAATGSLGQGLSIGVGKALSAKRLDRLPCRTYVLLGDSEMAEGSQWEAVQIAAHYGLDNLVGLLDVNRLGQRGPTQFGHDLRAYQQRLEAFGWNVELVEDGHDLERVETALAFAQKASGRPTMVVAKTLKGRGVSFLEDEEGWHGKALDEDQLKRALDEIGGVDRSLRGEIARPERIEFAEPAKEQPAGDVEYALGDQVATRDGYGSALCRIAPLFPGLVALDGEVSNSTRAKAFREEHPDRFFEMFIAEQNMAGVALGMALRGKTPFVSTFAAFLTRAFDQVRMSVHSGAGINFVGSHAGVSIGQDGPSQMGLEDLAMFRLLPGSTVLYPSDAVSTERLVEAMAREPGVCYLRTTRGDTPVIYEGDEEFPIGGCKVLRHSDRDIGVIVAAGVTLHEALAAHDTLRERGVAVRVIDLYSVKPLDAETLRLAAEATGFVLTVEDHYPEGGLGEAVASALADHPAPVFCMAVDHRPRSGEPERLRDEEGISANAIVNMVSNLASTMQPNFR; the protein is encoded by the coding sequence GTGACACCGTCTGATCGCGACCGTCTCGAAGATCTCTGCCGCCTGATGCGGACCTGGATACTCGAATCGACCCACGCGGCCGGCTCGGGCCACCCCACATCGTCGCTGTCGGCGGTCGAGCTGATGGCGGGACTGTTCTTTACCGGCCAGCTGCACTACGACCCCTCGGACCCCGACTACGCCAACAACGATCGGGTGATCTTCTCCAAAGGGCACGCTTCGCCGTTGCTATACGCCTTGTGGGCCGCCGCGGACCAGATCGATGAGGACGACCTGCTCACCTACCGAGACTTCAACAGCCCGCTCGAAGGGCACCCGACCAGGCGGTTCGAGCTGGCCGAAGCGGCGACCGGGTCGCTCGGCCAGGGTCTGTCGATCGGCGTCGGCAAGGCGCTGTCCGCCAAGCGTCTCGACAGACTGCCCTGTCGCACCTACGTGTTGCTGGGCGACAGCGAGATGGCCGAGGGGTCGCAGTGGGAGGCGGTGCAGATCGCCGCCCACTATGGACTCGACAACCTGGTCGGCCTGCTGGATGTCAACCGGCTCGGCCAGCGCGGCCCGACGCAGTTTGGCCACGACCTGCGGGCCTACCAGCAGCGTCTCGAGGCGTTCGGCTGGAACGTCGAGTTGGTTGAAGACGGCCACGATCTCGAGCGTGTGGAGACGGCCCTGGCGTTTGCCCAGAAGGCGAGCGGGCGGCCGACGATGGTCGTCGCCAAGACGCTCAAGGGACGCGGCGTGTCGTTCCTTGAGGACGAGGAGGGCTGGCACGGCAAGGCGCTCGACGAGGACCAGTTGAAGCGGGCGCTCGACGAGATCGGCGGGGTCGACCGCTCGCTCCGAGGCGAGATCGCGCGGCCCGAACGCATCGAGTTCGCTGAGCCCGCCAAGGAACAGCCGGCGGGCGACGTGGAGTACGCGTTGGGCGACCAGGTCGCCACGCGCGACGGCTACGGGTCGGCCCTGTGCCGCATCGCCCCTCTATTTCCGGGGCTGGTCGCCCTCGACGGCGAGGTGTCGAACTCGACCCGCGCCAAGGCCTTCCGCGAGGAGCACCCCGACCGCTTCTTCGAGATGTTCATCGCGGAGCAGAACATGGCTGGCGTGGCCCTCGGCATGGCGTTGCGGGGCAAGACGCCGTTCGTCTCGACCTTCGCGGCGTTCCTCACCCGCGCGTTCGACCAGGTCCGCATGAGCGTCCACTCGGGCGCCGGGATCAACTTCGTCGGCTCGCACGCCGGCGTGTCGATCGGCCAGGACGGACCGTCGCAGATGGGCCTGGAGGACCTGGCGATGTTCCGCCTGCTGCCGGGCTCGACGGTGCTGTACCCCTCGGACGCGGTCTCGACCGAGCGGCTGGTCGAGGCGATGGCCCGCGAGCCGGGCGTCTGCTACCTCCGCACGACACGCGGCGACACGCCGGTGATCTACGAGGGCGACGAGGAGTTTCCCATCGGCGGCTGCAAGGTGCTGCGTCACAGCGACCGCGACATCGGCGTGATCGTCGCCGCTGGCGTCACGCTGCACGAGGCGCTCGCGGCCCACGACACGCTCCGCGAGCGGGGCGTCGCCGTGCGCGTGATCGACCTCTACAGCGTCAAGCCGCTCGACGCCGAGACGCTGCGGCTGGCGGCCGAGGCGACCGGCTTCGTGCTGACGGTCGAGGACCATTACCCGGAAGGAGGCCTCGGCGAGGCCGTCGCGTCGGCGCTCGCCGACCATCCCGCGCCGGTCTTCTGCATGGCCGTCGACCACCGCCCCCGCAGCGGCGAGCCAGAAAGGCTGCGGGATGAAGAGGGTATCTCGGCCAACGCGATCGTGAACATGGTCTCGAACCTCGCCAGCACGATGCAGCCGAACTTTCGTTAG
- a CDS encoding YeeE/YedE thiosulfate transporter family protein codes for MFDPLWKLALGLITGIIFGILLQKGRVAKFQVIIEQFLFRDWTVVKIMGIAVVVGAVGIYALLPLDAVSLHIKPLVWLGIVAGGICFGAGMAIFGYCPGTSVAACGEGRRDAMVGVLGMLAGAGLYVVLFPQLSGLLKSWGDAGKITLPEWTGTSPWLWIGGLALVAVAAVAYSLRGRSGATHPVPGKSPRRQRST; via the coding sequence ATGTTTGATCCCCTTTGGAAGCTGGCATTGGGTCTAATCACGGGAATCATTTTCGGCATTCTGCTGCAGAAGGGACGGGTGGCGAAGTTCCAGGTGATCATCGAGCAGTTCCTGTTTCGGGACTGGACGGTCGTCAAGATCATGGGAATCGCCGTAGTAGTCGGGGCGGTCGGCATCTATGCACTGTTGCCGCTCGATGCAGTCTCCCTGCACATCAAGCCGCTCGTTTGGCTGGGCATCGTTGCCGGGGGGATTTGCTTCGGCGCCGGAATGGCGATCTTCGGTTACTGCCCCGGAACGAGTGTGGCCGCCTGTGGCGAAGGTCGCCGAGATGCGATGGTCGGCGTGCTGGGAATGTTGGCCGGCGCCGGCCTGTATGTCGTGCTGTTTCCACAGCTCTCCGGTCTGCTAAAGAGCTGGGGCGATGCTGGCAAGATTACGCTGCCGGAGTGGACCGGGACCTCACCCTGGCTGTGGATCGGCGGGCTGGCGCTCGTGGCCGTAGCAGCGGTTGCCTATTCCCTCCGCGGTCGTAGCGGCGCGACTCACCCCGTTCCCGGCAAGTCACCGCGTCGACAAAGATCCACCTGA
- a CDS encoding beta-lactamase hydrolase domain-containing protein, with product MAQQTKINDELTVGPQPTENEIQKLGGQGFKSVVNFRTADEDEQPLSPEAEGEVVSSAGMEYSNIPVSMQSMGPDLVDRFREKYAKLPKPVFAHCKSGKRAGAMVMMHVAVEQGMSGEETLQKAKEVGFECDQPQLEQFVRQYVDSHAVSQ from the coding sequence ATGGCTCAGCAAACAAAGATAAACGACGAATTAACCGTGGGACCACAACCTACAGAGAATGAAATCCAGAAACTCGGCGGTCAGGGATTCAAATCGGTGGTCAATTTCCGCACAGCAGACGAAGACGAACAACCCCTCTCGCCTGAAGCTGAAGGCGAAGTCGTCAGCTCGGCGGGTATGGAATATTCGAACATTCCTGTATCGATGCAGTCGATGGGCCCAGATTTGGTGGATCGGTTCCGTGAGAAATATGCGAAGCTTCCCAAGCCGGTGTTTGCCCACTGCAAGAGCGGAAAACGTGCCGGAGCCATGGTGATGATGCATGTTGCGGTCGAACAAGGCATGAGTGGTGAAGAGACGCTACAGAAAGCAAAGGAGGTGGGCTTCGAATGTGATCAGCCCCAACTGGAACAGTTCGTGCGTCAGTACGTCGACTCGCACGCCGTGTCCCAGTAG
- a CDS encoding cytochrome B6, translating to MPVTNGKSFESVMRSDSEKKQQVMDRQKEIYESRYDLSDRPSDTMMSAGRKPVQEGVRVKPPEGANWERLAGMSAAEIKRQDLFPMGFRPLPHTKHATGGQVFPPEQIDAIRKAEGRDLERFDVAFDLPPHLTPEFPPPVYLASRPDLGDVSQGQVLTIKNYFGLLKGKATPVQMEGMRLLLTPFPQQQFNQTDDRKVREPSLGVSCLDCHTNGHTNAAFHLNPDTRPQEARFRIDTVSLRGVFNQQIHGSKRSLRSVEDFTEFEQRTAYFDGDHVTAAKKGVHLPNRSDAVSMMAQMQNMFDFPPAPKLDVFGKLDPALASELELRGQEVFFGRGRCAECHPAPFYLDNQMHDLRLGRFYEPGMVAGQYNMADGPIKTFTLRGIKDSPPYHHDGRLLTLDDTVEFFNLVLGLELSTEDKRALVAFMRCL from the coding sequence ATGCCTGTCACCAACGGCAAGAGTTTTGAGAGCGTGATGCGCTCGGACTCGGAGAAGAAGCAACAGGTCATGGACCGGCAAAAAGAGATTTACGAGTCGCGTTACGACCTCAGCGACAGGCCATCGGACACGATGATGTCGGCGGGCAGGAAGCCGGTCCAAGAGGGGGTGCGGGTCAAGCCGCCCGAGGGAGCGAACTGGGAACGGCTGGCGGGCATGTCGGCCGCGGAGATCAAGCGACAAGACCTGTTCCCAATGGGCTTCCGCCCGCTGCCCCACACGAAGCACGCCACCGGCGGTCAGGTGTTCCCCCCCGAGCAGATCGACGCGATCCGCAAGGCGGAGGGCCGCGACCTAGAGCGGTTCGACGTGGCGTTCGACCTGCCGCCGCACCTGACGCCCGAGTTCCCGCCGCCGGTCTACCTTGCCAGCCGCCCCGACCTGGGCGACGTCTCGCAGGGCCAGGTGCTGACGATCAAGAACTACTTCGGCCTGCTCAAGGGCAAGGCGACCCCGGTTCAGATGGAGGGGATGCGGCTGCTGCTCACGCCCTTCCCGCAGCAGCAGTTCAACCAGACCGACGACCGCAAGGTGAGGGAGCCAAGCCTCGGCGTGTCGTGCCTCGACTGCCACACCAACGGTCACACGAACGCGGCGTTCCACCTCAACCCGGACACAAGGCCCCAGGAGGCGCGCTTCCGCATCGACACGGTGAGCCTGCGGGGCGTGTTCAACCAGCAGATCCACGGCTCGAAGCGGTCGCTGCGGAGCGTTGAGGACTTCACCGAGTTCGAGCAGCGCACGGCCTACTTCGACGGCGACCACGTCACCGCCGCGAAGAAGGGTGTGCACCTGCCGAACCGATCGGACGCGGTGTCGATGATGGCGCAGATGCAGAACATGTTCGACTTCCCGCCGGCTCCGAAGCTCGACGTCTTCGGCAAGCTCGACCCCGCCCTGGCGAGCGAGCTGGAGCTGCGGGGTCAGGAGGTGTTCTTCGGCCGGGGCCGCTGCGCCGAGTGCCACCCGGCGCCCTTCTACCTCGACAATCAGATGCACGACCTGCGTCTCGGGCGTTTTTACGAGCCCGGGATGGTCGCCGGCCAATACAACATGGCTGACGGGCCGATCAAGACGTTCACGCTGCGGGGGATCAAAGACTCGCCCCCCTACCACCACGACGGCCGCTTGCTGACGCTCGACGACACGGTGGAATTCTTCAACCTGGTACTCGGCCTTGAACTGAGCACGGAAGACAAGCGGGCGCTCGTGGCCTTCATGCGATGCCTGTGA
- a CDS encoding DUF2243 domain-containing protein, translating into MNQHLNRRPLISAGVTLGIGMGGFVDGIVFHQLLQFHNMLSAKFPVRDVDVRTLAVNLEINMFWDGLFHAFTWVMTAAGIAMLWHAVRQQDVSLSTRTFVGSLSVGWGLFNLVEGVIDHHILHVHHVTETSNHLVWDLMFLGSGVVLIVLGWWLLDSDHPVLRESREVNSP; encoded by the coding sequence GTGAACCAGCATCTTAACCGGCGACCGCTGATCTCTGCGGGGGTCACGCTTGGAATCGGCATGGGTGGGTTCGTGGATGGCATCGTGTTTCATCAGCTACTGCAGTTTCACAACATGCTGTCCGCGAAGTTTCCTGTGCGGGATGTCGATGTCCGCACGCTGGCCGTCAACCTGGAAATCAACATGTTCTGGGACGGGCTGTTCCATGCGTTCACGTGGGTCATGACAGCCGCGGGCATTGCTATGCTGTGGCACGCCGTCCGTCAGCAGGATGTCTCGCTGTCGACGCGGACGTTTGTCGGATCGCTCAGTGTCGGTTGGGGTCTGTTCAATTTGGTTGAGGGGGTGATCGACCATCATATCCTGCACGTCCACCACGTCACCGAAACCAGTAACCACCTCGTGTGGGACTTAATGTTCCTCGGATCGGGCGTTGTGCTGATCGTGCTGGGATGGTGGTTGCTCGATTCCGACCATCCGGTGTTGAGAGAAAGCAGGGAAGTGAACAGCCCTTAG